TATTGGCTACGAGAGCAATGTAAAATCCGGCGGTGTGGGTGCGCGTTATTTCGGCATTGGCGGAGACACACAATATCAGTTGGATCAAATTGCGGTGAATTTACGGGTGATTAATGTCACGACCGGGGAAATTCTCTCGTCGGTCAACACCAGTAAAACCATCCTCTCCTATGAAGTACAAGCCGGGGTATTTCGCTTTATTGACTACCAACGGCTACTGGAGGGAGAAATTGGCTATACCGCCAACGAACCGGTGATGCTCTGTCTAATGTCGGCGATTGAAACCGGGGTGATTTTGTTGATAAATGACGGGATTGATCGGGGACTATGGGATTTGCAACAAGGCGCCGATCGTCATAACCCCGTGCTGGCAAAATACCGCGAAATGGCGGTGCCGCCGGAGTCCTGAAAAAGAAAGGCGTGACTTCCGGTCACGCTTTTTCTTGCCCTTTAAGCAGCGGCTGCGCGCGCCGAGAAGCCAGCCACAGCCCGCTGTTTTTCATGGCATAGCCAAACACTAACCCAACCGCCAGCGACGGGATGACCAGCCGCCAGTCGCCCTGCCCGGCAAATGTCGCGCAGGCGCCAATAAATGTCCCCGGCACAAAAGAGAGCAGCAGATTCCGGGCCTGCAGGCACATCAAAAACGCCACCACACCGGTCATCAGATAGCCGACGATCTGCAGATGCGGAGCCAGCGCTGCGCCATGAATAATGACCTGCGCCCAGGCCACACCGCTCATTACCGTACAGGCGGAAATAAGCAGACCTTTCACTCCACCCTGTGGGCATGCGAAATAGGCGGTGCAGCCGAGAAAACCGGCCCAGCTTAATAAACCGAGAGAGACGGCCACCCAACCCCAAATGCCGGAGAGAATGCCTGTCGTAATTGCGATAGAAAGGAGAATGTTCATGGCGCGCATCATAGCAGATGCGCGCCGCTGAGATGCGACAATGCGCACACTATTTGAAAACCAAAACATCTCGTTGCACTTTAATTGTGACTAAAATCACAATCACTCTTCTAATTCTTCCTGCAACTCATCCCACATTGCGGCAATCGCATCGCGCGCCAGTGGTGCCATGGTGCGCCAGAACGGCGTTGTCGCATGGGCTTCAACTTTGCCAAAAAAGGTGCCGCACCAGGGCAGGATATACTCGGCGAATAAGGTTTCCTGCGCTTCGCTTTCATCTTCTGCGGCCTGATCTTCCAGCCATGAGGCCGCCAGCAGTAACGTCCCAATATGATCGGCCGGCGCATCGGTCAACGGCATGCCGCGACTGGACAAAAAAGAACGCACTTCCGCTTCCGTAGCACCTTCCACCCAGGCACTACGATAAGGCGAGACGCGACACTCTTCGCCGACAAACAGCGCGTTGTAATCGGCCGCCAGTGCCTGCGCATCGCAGTTTTTCTGCAACCGTTCAAGCAGCACATCCTGCTCCAGCGGCCAGCTTTCCGCCAGTTTACCCTCACGGATCATGGTATAGAGCGGTACCAGCAGAGGATCTTGCGGCTGGCGGTAAAACAGCGAGCCCAGTACACGGCAGAGAATTGAAAATTCGTTCATTCAGTTGTTCCAGTCAGTATTAAAGTTCGGCAAATTCGGGAATTGGCGCCATGCCGCGGGATTCGAGGAAATCCAGCAGACGACGCGGCGAGACATTCAGAATACGATCTTCCGGGAAACCGACGTCATCCAGCACCTTACGGCACTCACTGAAATCGCCCAGCGTAAACGCCGTATGAGAATCCGAGCCCAGCGCCACCCAGCCGCCAGCATCCCGCACTGCGGCAGCCACGGCGCGGCAATTGGCCTCGCTGCCTTTGCGCGAATGGACAAACGACGAATTGTTAATTTCAAGCGCGACACCATATTTCGCGGCGGCAGCGGCAACGGCCGGAATATCAATGTCAAATTTCGGGTTACCGGGGTGGCTAATAATATGAACATCGCCGCTGGCGATAGTCGCAATCATGGCCTGAGTATGAGTGGCTTTATCCTGCGGCGGAAACACCGGCTCATGGAAACCCGCAATGATCAGATCCAGCGACGTCACCATCGGTCCGGTGCAGTCGATTTCACCCTCGGTATTTTTAATATTGGCCTCAATACCGCGCAAAATGCCCACGCCATCGACCAGACGTGGCCAGATGCGCATATTCACGAAGTGCCAGTAGTGCGGCGCATCCGCCATATCCGGGCCGTGATCGGTAATGGCAAAGAGTTTGATCCCTTTGCGTTTTGCCTCGGCAATATAATCGTGAAGCGTACTGTAAGCGTGGGTGCTGGCGACGGTATGCATATGCAGGTCAACGGGATACATGACTCACTCCTGTAGTTATTTCTGCAAAGGATAGCAGTTATCGTTCGCGAGTTTAATGACAAAACCCGGCGATACCGGGCGTCTGTCAATAACCACGCGCTCTGTCTACCCGCCCGCTGACCGCTTCACCTCGCTCAATACGTTGAATAGCCTGCGCGATAAAAGCCACGGCTTCACTGCGACGTGTCGTCGCCGCCATGTGCGGCGTCATCGCCACGCGGGGATGCGCCCACAACGGGTTATCGGATGGTAGCGGCTCCTGGCGAAAGACATCGAGCATGGCGCCTTTCAGCTTGCCGCTCTCCAGGGCTGCAAGCAAATCACGCTCGACAACATGTACGCCGCGCGCAAGGTTTATCAGGTAGCTGTTGTCAGCGAGCTGGTTCAGCAACGCAGCATTAATGATACCTGCCGTTTCCGGGGTGTTTGGCAGCAGATTGATTAGCACTCGTGTGCCATGCAGAAAGTTGGGCAACTCCTCGCCACCCGCAAAGCTGGTCACGCCGGGTATGTTTTTACGGCTGCGGCTCCAGCTACGCAGCGGGAACCCCCACAGAAGCAGACTTTCAGCCACTTTCGTACCGAGCACGCCCGCGCCGAGGATGCCAATGGTGAAGTCTTCACGTTCATATTCATCCAGCGGTTGCCATTTCGCCTGCAATTTTAGCGCCTGGTAATCATCAAAGCGTCTGAACCAGTGCAGCACCTGGCTCACGGCATACTCCTGCATTTGCAGCCCCATGCCTGTATCCTCCAGGCGATACAGCGGAATAGACTCGGGAAGCATTTCAGGATGAGCCTGCAACTGGCTAAGAATCGAGTCCACTCCCGCCCCCAATGCAAAAACGCCTTTTAAGTGTCGGCCTTTGAGCATCTCAACCGGTGGATGCCAGACCAGCGCGTAATCGGCGTGGGCATTATCGCCCGGCGTCCACACGCGGATATTTGCCTGCGGCAGCGCCTGGCGCAATGCGCGGATCCAGTCATTGTTATTGAATGAGGGGTGATAAAAGATAATGTCCATATCAACTCCAGAATCTGATGTGATGTATCCGGTTCTTTTCCGGAACAATTATGATTTTTCGCAAAGGCCGCTCAGCATAACAAATTTCTCCCGTACCACGCGGAGAAAGTACCGTGACGAGAAAAAAAGCGATTTCAGAACGTTTAAGAAGCAGGTTGTTTGAAGTTTGTCTAAACGCGCTAATTTATTGAAAAAGAGGATTGACGGCGTTCCGGGTTTTCCCTACATTAGCGCCCGTCCCGGTAACACCGGGAAGACAATGTGGTGAGGTGTCCGAGTGGCTGAAGGAGCACGCCTGGAAAGTGTGTATACGGCAACGTATCGGGGTTCGAATCCCCCCCTCACCGCCATCATTCAAAGAAGAGCTCGCAGGCAACTGCAGGCTTTTTTTTCGCATAGCGCACTCCACCAGGGGGATGAGAAGCCCCGACCGGGGTTCGACAACTGACGCAACCAGTTGGACAGACCAGCAATGCAGTGAGTGGGCTGCCCGCACAAAACGCCGTCAGCGTTTTTAAACAGCCGCGGATCAAAATTCATCGCTATCACATTGTCATTTCATATCCAGAAGTCCTCTTTCGTTAAAGGCATCATATTTCAGGATTTCTGCCGTCATCCGTTCCTGCCAGCGGGTGATAAATGCCCGGGTGTGAGGAGCGGCAAGATGCGCGGTCAGCGCATCCTGATCTTGCCAGCGTTCCGATATGAGCACGCTTCCGGCAAGATGATCCTCTACTGCCACGTCATACGAGAGGTTTCCTGCACGTTTACGCACGGTTTGCGCGAGTACGTTCATGTCGGCCATAAAGCGTGGTAAATCAGAGGGTTTAATATTCACATAACCGCAAATGATGAGCATAGCGTTGCCTTGTATCTGTCATCCCCGATCGCTCTGCCAGGCCGTCCGGGGACATGATTATCAAACATTAGTCAGTACAATTTTGCCCTGAATATTGCCCATTGCTGCGCGCTGATGGGCCGCAGATGCCAGTGCTAGCGGATAAGTGCTATCAATTACCACCCGGACACCCCCCTCTTCCAGAAGACGGCCTGCTTGCGCTAATTGCGCACCGCTGGAGCGCACTTGCGTCGATGACACCGTCACCGCTTTTTGCGCGGCTTCAGAATGTGCGGAAAAGCCCAACGGATTAACCAGAAAGAGGGCACCGCCAGGCCTGATACAGCGCAGAAAGCGCGCCATATTTGCGCCACCCACCGCATCAAAAACGAGATCAACATTTTTTACTACGCTCTCGGCTGCGGTTTTGGTGTAGTCGATAAACTCGTCTGCTCCCAGCTCGCGTAAAAGTGCCTCATTGCGCGAGGAAGCCACGGCAATGACCCGCGCACCTTTCCAGCGGGCAAGCTGAACGGCAAGGTGTCCCACGCCGCCACCGGCGCCATTAACCAACACGGTCTGACCTTTCAATGGAACGGCTTTATGTGGAAAAGGCTGGAAAGGATTCGGTGCGTTGTGCCCCGTTTCGATAAGAAACTGCCAGGCCGTGAGCAGCGACATTGGAGCACCTGCAGCCTGAACATGCTCTATCCCACGAGGTTTCAGTGCCAGTTCCGACGAAGGAACACTGACATATTCAGCATAAGCGCCACTGCCCTCCATCACCTTTTCAGGAAAACGCACCATCGAATAGACCTCATCGCCGATGCTGAACCCGGTAACATGTTTACCGACCGCTGCGACAACACCTGATATGTCAGTCCCTAAAATGAGTGGAAAGGAAGGTTCGGGCCACCATTCAGGCGGAAGTGCCCGATAGCCGTCACGCAGATACCAGTCTGGCGGGTTAAGGCTGGCCGCTTGCACATGAACAAGAACCTCGTCGTTTCCGACCTGAGGCCGGGGAACCTCTTCATAAAGCAGGTTTTCTGGCCCACCAAACGCATGTAGCTGTACAGCTTTCATCATCTCAGTCATTACCGTCTCGCTCTAAAAACAACTCAGGTAACAGAGCATACGGCTAATATCCAAGATTGATAATGTGGCTGTATTTCGCTTTAATTGTGCCATGAAGGAACAAATAGGTTTTGAAAGACTCACGGGTCTTATCGCATTCGCTCGCGCCGGCGCTCTGGGTAGTTATAGCGCCGCTGCCCGCTCGCTCTCCGTTTCCCCTTCCGCAATCAGTAAAAGTATCCAACGGCTGGAGAAGCATCTCGGCGTCACCTTATTCACCCGAACGACACGCTCGCTCGTGCTAACGGCCGAAGGCCGCGAACTGCATGAACGTGCGTTGCGATTGCTACGGGATGCCGAGGAGATCGAACAAGTAGCAAAACGCAGCCGCGCGGAACCGGCAGGTACGTTACGCATTGCGGCATCGTTACCGGTGGGTATTCATATGATCGCCCCTGTACTTGCGCAATTTTGCGCCCTTCACCCAAAAGTGACGATCGATTTACGGTTGAACGATCAGGTGGTAAGCATCGTTGATGAGAATATTGATCTTGCCTTTCGAATCGGCGATCTTGCGGATTCAAACCTGCTGGCGCGTCGCCTCCCGCCGTATCAAATAGGGTGTTATGCCTCGCCCGAATATTTAGCCCGTTGCGCCACACCGCAACATCCTGATGACTTAATCGGACACCAAACGATTAATCTGCGTTATCAGAACACGGGGCAACTTTTTCGCTGGCCGTTCCGTGTCGGTGAGCGGGAGATTGAAATCGTACCTTCATCAACAGTGATTGTTGATGCCAGCGAGGCCGCCATAGCCGCAATGACTGCCGGAGCCGGAATAGGCATGGCGTCGAATTTTATGGTGGCTTCCCTGGTCAGAGATAAAAAGTTAGTTCCCGTACTCGCCGATTTTACGGTGGAGCGACGTAATATTTCGGCTGTCTGGCACGAAAGTCGCCGTTCCAATCCGGCGGTACGCGCGTTTCTGGAGCATATGCTTAAACATTTTTAAATTAGCGGCCTGCGGCGATAAACAATGCGTCATAATCAGTGGTTTTCGCTTTGACTCGCAGGAAACGCTCAGAACAGAATCCGTGCTCCGTCGACTCTCACGGCTGCAGGGCGCAATAATTCGCAATCAAAAATAGGCAGGATATCGAAGATGAAAGCAGTGGAATTTTTGCTGTACACCCTCAAACCCGGAACAGGAAAAGCGTTTCACAAGATCATGACGGAGGAGAGTGCGCCACTTCACCGTTCAGCCGGTATGGATATCGTTTCTTTCGGTCTATCAGCCCATGATGATGATGCTTACTATCTGATCAGAGCTTATGACAGCCTCCCCCACCTGGAATCCTCACAGGCATATTTTTATAACAGTGATGCGTGGCGTCTTGGCCCCCGGCAGGCCATTATCGACCGAATAAGCGTCAGCGTTAAATCG
This genomic interval from Kosakonia sacchari SP1 contains the following:
- the ghrA gene encoding glyoxylate/hydroxypyruvate reductase GhrA — translated: MDIIFYHPSFNNNDWIRALRQALPQANIRVWTPGDNAHADYALVWHPPVEMLKGRHLKGVFALGAGVDSILSQLQAHPEMLPESIPLYRLEDTGMGLQMQEYAVSQVLHWFRRFDDYQALKLQAKWQPLDEYEREDFTIGILGAGVLGTKVAESLLLWGFPLRSWSRSRKNIPGVTSFAGGEELPNFLHGTRVLINLLPNTPETAGIINAALLNQLADNSYLINLARGVHVVERDLLAALESGKLKGAMLDVFRQEPLPSDNPLWAHPRVAMTPHMAATTRRSEAVAFIAQAIQRIERGEAVSGRVDRARGY
- a CDS encoding NIPSNAP family protein, yielding MKAVEFLLYTLKPGTGKAFHKIMTEESAPLHRSAGMDIVSFGLSAHDDDAYYLIRAYDSLPHLESSQAYFYNSDAWRLGPRQAIIDRISVSVKSVLTLSDSAIENLRSR
- a CDS encoding NADP-dependent oxidoreductase: MTEMMKAVQLHAFGGPENLLYEEVPRPQVGNDEVLVHVQAASLNPPDWYLRDGYRALPPEWWPEPSFPLILGTDISGVVAAVGKHVTGFSIGDEVYSMVRFPEKVMEGSGAYAEYVSVPSSELALKPRGIEHVQAAGAPMSLLTAWQFLIETGHNAPNPFQPFPHKAVPLKGQTVLVNGAGGGVGHLAVQLARWKGARVIAVASSRNEALLRELGADEFIDYTKTAAESVVKNVDLVFDAVGGANMARFLRCIRPGGALFLVNPLGFSAHSEAAQKAVTVSSTQVRSSGAQLAQAGRLLEEGGVRVVIDSTYPLALASAAHQRAAMGNIQGKIVLTNV
- a CDS encoding TorD/DmsD family molecular chaperone → MNEFSILCRVLGSLFYRQPQDPLLVPLYTMIREGKLAESWPLEQDVLLERLQKNCDAQALAADYNALFVGEECRVSPYRSAWVEGATEAEVRSFLSSRGMPLTDAPADHIGTLLLAASWLEDQAAEDESEAQETLFAEYILPWCGTFFGKVEAHATTPFWRTMAPLARDAIAAMWDELQEELEE
- a CDS encoding LysR family transcriptional regulator, with the translated sequence MKEQIGFERLTGLIAFARAGALGSYSAAARSLSVSPSAISKSIQRLEKHLGVTLFTRTTRSLVLTAEGRELHERALRLLRDAEEIEQVAKRSRAEPAGTLRIAASLPVGIHMIAPVLAQFCALHPKVTIDLRLNDQVVSIVDENIDLAFRIGDLADSNLLARRLPPYQIGCYASPEYLARCATPQHPDDLIGHQTINLRYQNTGQLFRWPFRVGEREIEIVPSSTVIVDASEAAIAAMTAGAGIGMASNFMVASLVRDKKLVPVLADFTVERRNISAVWHESRRSNPAVRAFLEHMLKHF
- a CDS encoding phosphatase — its product is MYPVDLHMHTVASTHAYSTLHDYIAEAKRKGIKLFAITDHGPDMADAPHYWHFVNMRIWPRLVDGVGILRGIEANIKNTEGEIDCTGPMVTSLDLIIAGFHEPVFPPQDKATHTQAMIATIASGDVHIISHPGNPKFDIDIPAVAAAAAKYGVALEINNSSFVHSRKGSEANCRAVAAAVRDAGGWVALGSDSHTAFTLGDFSECRKVLDDVGFPEDRILNVSPRRLLDFLESRGMAPIPEFAEL
- a CDS encoding DUF1097 domain-containing protein, producing MNILLSIAITTGILSGIWGWVAVSLGLLSWAGFLGCTAYFACPQGGVKGLLISACTVMSGVAWAQVIIHGAALAPHLQIVGYLMTGVVAFLMCLQARNLLLSFVPGTFIGACATFAGQGDWRLVIPSLAVGLVFGYAMKNSGLWLASRRAQPLLKGQEKA
- a CDS encoding putative quinol monooxygenase; this encodes MLIICGYVNIKPSDLPRFMADMNVLAQTVRKRAGNLSYDVAVEDHLAGSVLISERWQDQDALTAHLAAPHTRAFITRWQERMTAEILKYDAFNERGLLDMK